A portion of the Achromobacter sp. MFA1 R4 genome contains these proteins:
- the recR gene encoding recombination mediator RecR has product MDPLLPEPEPLVTLIEALRRLPGVGVRSARRMAYHLLQHDPQGADMLGRALAGAVRDLKHCARCNSFSEDEVCATCSNAKRDPTLLCIVETPADQNMIESSHGYRGLYYVLMGRVAPLEGIGPRELDFDRVIKRATDGVVQEVILATNFTAEGETTAHFLGEALGERGLRVTRLARGVPAGSELEYVDAGTIAWALMERKTT; this is encoded by the coding sequence ATGGATCCTTTGCTGCCTGAACCCGAGCCGCTCGTCACGCTGATCGAAGCGCTGCGGCGGCTGCCTGGCGTGGGCGTGCGCTCGGCCAGACGCATGGCCTATCACCTGTTGCAGCATGACCCGCAAGGCGCGGACATGCTGGGGCGGGCGCTCGCGGGCGCGGTGCGGGACCTCAAGCACTGCGCGCGCTGCAACAGCTTCTCGGAAGACGAGGTCTGCGCCACCTGTTCCAACGCCAAGCGCGATCCCACGCTGCTGTGCATCGTGGAAACGCCAGCCGACCAGAACATGATCGAGTCCAGCCACGGCTACCGCGGCCTGTACTACGTGCTGATGGGCCGGGTGGCGCCGCTGGAAGGCATCGGTCCGCGCGAACTGGATTTCGATCGCGTGATCAAGCGCGCGACCGACGGTGTGGTGCAGGAGGTCATCCTTGCCACGAACTTCACCGCGGAAGGTGAGACCACGGCCCATTTCCTGGGCGAAGCGCTGGGCGAGCGCGGCCTGCGGGTCACGCGCCTGGCGCGTGGCGTGCCCGCCGGCAGCGAACTGGAATACGTCGACGCGGGCACCATCGCCTGGGCCCTGATGGAGCGCAAGACCACCTGA
- a CDS encoding response regulator, translated as MRAMRVLLVDDNEMGSELLAEFLALSNLETRCAATGGEALELVDTFAPDAVLLDILLPDMDGYELAKRLRERPNPPRIYALSGLARHERQDAINNIFTGWIEKPADPDALLAILHEAN; from the coding sequence GTGCGCGCCATGCGCGTCCTGCTGGTGGACGACAACGAAATGGGATCGGAACTGCTGGCCGAGTTCCTGGCGCTTTCCAATCTGGAGACGCGGTGCGCCGCCACCGGAGGCGAAGCCCTGGAACTGGTCGACACGTTCGCGCCCGATGCCGTGCTGCTGGACATCCTGCTGCCCGACATGGACGGCTACGAGCTGGCCAAGCGGCTGCGCGAGCGTCCCAACCCGCCCCGCATCTACGCCCTGAGCGGGCTGGCGCGGCACGAGCGGCAGGACGCCATCAACAACATCTTCACCGGATGGATCGAAAAGCCCGCGGATCCCGACGCGCTGCTGGCCATTCTGCACGAGGCCAACTGA
- a CDS encoding CaiB/BaiF CoA-transferase family protein — translation MSALTGLKVLELGTLIAGPFAARIFGEFGADVIKVETPHGPDGTGGGDPIRSWRHLHEGNSLWWTVQARNKQSIALNLKDPRAQEIARKLALDADVVVENYRPGVLEKWGLGYEQLRAINPALIMVRLSGYGQTGPMKDQPGFGAIGESMGGLRYVSGHPDRPPLRVGISIGDSIAALHGVIGAMMALRHRDATGGRWNGKTGDDCQAGQGQMVDVALYEAVFNMMESLVPEYDVAGVVRERTGGALPGIVPSNTYTTRDGQNIVIAGNGDAIFHRLMRAIGRDDLAEDPELVRNDGRARRVDEIDGAIQQWCDGRGIDAALDALKRADVPVGKIYSVADMFSDPQFLARRMIEQHRLADGSPVKLPAVVPKLSETPGQTRWVGPKLGEHTEEVLKSLGYDSAAIDELAKTGAIGKPDNQETNQ, via the coding sequence ATGTCAGCGCTGACCGGACTGAAGGTCCTGGAACTCGGCACGCTCATCGCCGGCCCATTCGCCGCGCGCATCTTCGGCGAATTCGGCGCCGACGTCATCAAGGTGGAAACCCCGCACGGCCCCGACGGCACGGGCGGCGGCGACCCCATCCGCAGCTGGCGCCATCTGCACGAGGGCAATTCCCTGTGGTGGACGGTGCAGGCCCGCAACAAGCAATCCATCGCGCTCAACCTGAAAGACCCGCGCGCCCAGGAGATCGCCCGCAAGCTGGCGCTGGACGCCGACGTGGTGGTCGAAAACTACCGGCCCGGCGTGCTGGAGAAGTGGGGCCTGGGCTACGAACAGCTGCGCGCCATCAACCCCGCCCTCATCATGGTGCGCCTGTCCGGCTATGGACAGACGGGCCCCATGAAAGACCAGCCAGGCTTTGGCGCCATCGGCGAATCGATGGGCGGCCTGCGCTATGTGTCCGGCCACCCGGACCGACCGCCGCTGCGTGTCGGCATTTCCATCGGCGATTCCATCGCGGCCCTGCATGGCGTGATCGGCGCGATGATGGCGCTGCGCCATCGCGATGCCACCGGCGGCCGCTGGAACGGCAAGACGGGCGACGACTGCCAGGCGGGGCAGGGGCAGATGGTGGACGTGGCGCTGTACGAAGCCGTGTTCAACATGATGGAAAGCCTGGTCCCCGAATACGACGTGGCCGGCGTGGTGCGCGAACGCACGGGCGGCGCGCTGCCCGGCATCGTGCCCTCCAATACCTACACCACCCGTGACGGACAGAACATCGTCATCGCGGGCAACGGCGACGCGATCTTCCATCGCCTGATGCGGGCGATCGGCCGCGACGATCTTGCCGAGGACCCGGAGCTGGTGCGCAACGACGGCCGTGCGCGGCGCGTCGACGAGATCGACGGCGCCATCCAGCAATGGTGCGACGGGCGCGGCATCGATGCGGCGCTGGACGCGCTCAAGCGCGCCGACGTGCCGGTGGGCAAGATCTACAGCGTGGCCGACATGTTCAGCGATCCGCAGTTCCTTGCGCGCCGCATGATCGAGCAGCACCGCCTTGCCGACGGCAGCCCCGTCAAACTGCCCGCCGTGGTGCCCAAGCTGTCCGAAACGCCCGGCCAGACACGCTGGGTGGGCCCGAAATTAGGGGAACATACCGAGGAAGTCCTGAAATCGCTGGGGTATGATTCAGCGGCTATCGACGAGCTGGCGAAGACCGGCGCTATCGGCAAACCCGACAACCAGGAGACAAACCAATGA
- a CDS encoding YbaB/EbfC family nucleoid-associated protein, with translation MMKGQLAGLMRQAQQMQENMKKAQDALADIQVEGASGGGLVKVTMSCRHDVKRVEIDPSLLADDKDMLEDLVAAAFNDALRKAEATSQEKMASVTAGMPLPPGMKLPF, from the coding sequence ATGATGAAAGGACAACTCGCCGGCCTGATGCGCCAAGCGCAGCAGATGCAGGAAAACATGAAGAAGGCGCAGGACGCGCTGGCCGACATCCAGGTGGAAGGCGCCTCGGGCGGCGGCCTGGTGAAGGTCACCATGAGCTGCCGTCACGACGTCAAGCGCGTCGAGATCGACCCGTCGCTGCTGGCCGACGACAAGGACATGCTGGAAGACCTGGTCGCCGCCGCGTTCAACGACGCGCTGCGCAAGGCCGAAGCCACGTCCCAGGAAAAGATGGCCTCGGTGACCGCCGGCATGCCGCTGCCCCCGGGCATGAAGCTGCCCTTCTGA
- a CDS encoding biliverdin-producing heme oxygenase, translated as MISPVHQVLREGTRDRHETLDQGLALAESHVDRDDYLTYLRALLGWLEPLEQRLWQLDWPEALRASERAGKSAWLYEDLKMAGDATPVLHCAHPPAVAAPDAYALGVAYVVEGSQLGGRFLAKRLQEVAPDLPQRYLHGYGEQLGPLWKAFLLHLDSEAGALGHEPQALQGARDAFDSLTGWLRSQRALRA; from the coding sequence ATGATTTCTCCCGTTCACCAGGTGCTGCGCGAGGGCACCCGCGATCGCCACGAGACGCTGGACCAGGGCCTGGCGCTGGCCGAAAGCCATGTCGACCGCGACGACTACCTGACCTACCTGCGCGCCCTTCTGGGCTGGCTGGAACCGCTGGAACAGCGGCTCTGGCAACTGGACTGGCCCGAAGCCCTGCGCGCATCCGAGCGCGCCGGCAAGAGCGCCTGGCTGTACGAAGACCTGAAGATGGCCGGCGACGCCACGCCCGTCCTGCATTGCGCGCATCCGCCCGCGGTAGCGGCGCCGGACGCCTATGCGCTGGGCGTGGCCTACGTGGTGGAAGGATCGCAACTGGGCGGGCGGTTCCTGGCCAAGCGGCTGCAAGAAGTGGCGCCCGACCTGCCCCAGCGCTATCTGCACGGTTATGGCGAGCAGTTGGGACCGTTGTGGAAGGCGTTTTTGCTGCACCTGGACAGCGAGGCGGGCGCGCTGGGCCACGAGCCGCAGGCGCTGCAAGGCGCCCGCGACGCCTTCGACAGCCTGACCGGCTGGCTGCGCAGCCAGCGCGCGCTGCGGGCCTGA
- a CDS encoding ABC transporter substrate-binding protein: protein MTVTRRELLKMAGAAGVMGMAPAIVRAQKLEKTKVQIAVGGKPLIYYLPLTIAEVRGYFKDEGLDVSIADFAGGSKALQAVVGGSADVVSGAFEHTLSMHSKGQAYRAFVLQGRAPMIGVGVSKKNLPGYKSAADLKGKKIGVTAPGSSTNMVVSFFLAKHGLKASDVSFIGVGAGAGAVTALRSGQIDAISNTDPVVSMLEMPGEIQIIVDTRTLKDTQDIFGGNMPAGSLYAPQAFIDANPNTTQALTNAIVRADKWIQKAGPEEIAKVVPEAYLLGDPAVYKAALAKSMEGLSPDGMIPEDGAATALKALAAYQAEFNASKVDASKVWTNDFARRANEKYANG, encoded by the coding sequence ATGACAGTCACCCGCCGTGAACTGCTCAAGATGGCCGGCGCTGCCGGCGTCATGGGCATGGCCCCCGCCATCGTGCGCGCGCAGAAGCTCGAAAAGACCAAAGTCCAGATCGCCGTCGGCGGCAAGCCGCTGATCTATTACCTTCCGCTCACTATCGCGGAAGTGCGCGGCTACTTCAAGGACGAAGGGCTGGACGTCAGCATCGCCGACTTCGCCGGCGGTTCCAAGGCCTTGCAGGCGGTCGTGGGCGGCAGCGCGGACGTGGTGTCCGGCGCGTTCGAGCACACGCTGTCCATGCATTCCAAGGGCCAGGCCTATCGCGCCTTCGTGCTGCAGGGCCGCGCGCCGATGATCGGCGTGGGCGTCTCCAAGAAGAACCTGCCCGGCTACAAGAGCGCGGCCGACCTGAAGGGCAAGAAGATCGGCGTGACCGCGCCGGGTTCGTCCACCAACATGGTGGTCAGCTTCTTCCTGGCCAAGCATGGCCTGAAGGCTTCCGACGTTTCGTTCATTGGCGTGGGCGCCGGCGCCGGCGCGGTCACCGCGCTGCGCAGCGGCCAGATCGACGCCATTTCCAACACCGACCCGGTGGTCTCGATGCTGGAGATGCCCGGCGAGATCCAGATCATCGTCGACACCCGCACGCTCAAGGACACGCAGGACATCTTCGGCGGCAACATGCCGGCGGGCAGCCTGTATGCGCCGCAGGCCTTCATCGACGCCAACCCCAACACCACGCAGGCGCTGACCAACGCCATCGTGCGCGCGGACAAGTGGATCCAGAAGGCCGGCCCCGAAGAAATCGCCAAGGTCGTCCCGGAAGCCTACCTGCTGGGCGACCCGGCGGTTTACAAGGCGGCGCTTGCCAAGAGCATGGAAGGCCTGTCGCCCGACGGCATGATCCCCGAAGACGGCGCCGCGACCGCACTCAAGGCGCTGGCTGCGTACCAGGCTGAATTCAACGCCTCGAAGGTCGACGCCTCGAAGGTGTGGACCAACGATTTTGCGCGCCGCGCCAACGAGAAGTACGCCAATGGCTGA
- a CDS encoding ATP-binding protein produces MNAPTTSYPPFTLANCDSEPIHIPGAIQPLGALLAFDSDGTLRYASENAARILDTCLTLDQPCPHETLPPGLAHCLSSWLGNPDPIFDPLTITQDRATYDVIGHRNSDGLTIVELERRGDGVGIAAPERIYRSIERVRRQRDIPGLLDSMVREVQRATGFDRVMAYRFHPDDSGEIVAEQRRDDLDDWVGRRYPAGDIPAQARRLYTVNTLRLIADATYQPVRVLSAPSPDPRPLDMSFSVLRSVSPIHLEYMANMGVRASMSLSLVIGGRLWGMIACHHHSPRAVPYPARLACEAMAQVVSATVSGIEANERAEQSRKSAALVSYLAERVSSTENVHQALSRGDQTPASLVPNDAALCLWGNSVTVFGGIAPRGELAGILCALDQSGQRLVHTTNIARDYPELQTDLVPYAGLLACKFDPMNNGWLIWLRKEQIETLVWGGRPEKQYAVGSLGPRLTPRGSFEAWREVVRGVSTSWLPSELEAVDGLRDELSHISTSRAADVDRARTALLAMLGHDLRDPLQSISMAATLLSRTDTGARMGERIRYSSGRMQRLISQVLDLSRLQGGLGLGIEKRPCDLSALVNGLIEEKRQAYPGLRIEPDLPAGLTLMADTDRIAQVVTNLMSNARQHGAPRQPILVKAEVSDDLITLSVTNYGEPIPDDVLAHLFSPFKPESVGQSRNRSGLGLGLYIAEQVVRDHGGDIAVECRDGLIIFTVTLPRGMPDTKHA; encoded by the coding sequence ATGAATGCGCCGACCACATCCTACCCTCCATTCACTCTCGCGAACTGCGACAGCGAACCGATACATATTCCGGGCGCCATCCAACCGTTGGGGGCGCTGCTCGCATTCGACTCGGATGGCACGCTGCGCTATGCCAGCGAAAACGCCGCACGGATCCTGGACACCTGCCTGACGCTGGATCAGCCCTGCCCGCATGAAACGTTGCCGCCGGGCCTGGCCCACTGCCTGTCTTCCTGGCTGGGCAACCCTGACCCCATTTTTGATCCCCTGACCATCACGCAGGACCGCGCAACCTATGACGTGATCGGCCACCGCAACAGCGACGGACTGACCATCGTCGAGCTGGAACGCCGGGGCGACGGCGTCGGCATTGCCGCGCCGGAGCGCATCTACCGCAGCATCGAGCGGGTACGCCGCCAACGCGACATCCCGGGACTGCTGGACAGCATGGTGCGCGAAGTGCAGCGCGCCACGGGCTTCGATCGCGTGATGGCGTATCGCTTCCATCCGGACGACAGCGGCGAGATCGTGGCGGAACAGCGCCGCGACGACCTGGACGACTGGGTGGGCCGGCGCTACCCTGCGGGCGATATCCCCGCGCAGGCGCGCCGCCTGTACACGGTCAACACCCTGCGCCTGATCGCCGACGCCACCTACCAGCCGGTGCGCGTCCTGAGCGCGCCCTCGCCCGATCCCCGCCCGCTGGACATGAGCTTTTCCGTCCTGCGCAGCGTGTCGCCCATCCACCTCGAATACATGGCGAACATGGGCGTGCGCGCGTCGATGAGCCTGTCGCTGGTGATCGGGGGCCGCCTGTGGGGCATGATCGCCTGTCATCACCACTCGCCGCGGGCCGTTCCCTATCCGGCCCGCCTGGCGTGCGAAGCGATGGCCCAGGTGGTGTCCGCCACCGTGTCCGGCATCGAAGCCAACGAGCGCGCGGAGCAGTCCCGCAAGAGCGCCGCGCTGGTCAGCTACCTTGCCGAACGCGTGTCGTCGACCGAAAACGTGCACCAGGCCCTGTCGCGCGGCGACCAGACCCCGGCATCGCTCGTGCCGAACGACGCCGCGCTCTGTCTGTGGGGCAATAGCGTGACCGTGTTCGGCGGCATCGCGCCACGCGGAGAACTGGCCGGCATCCTGTGCGCGCTGGATCAAAGCGGCCAGCGCCTGGTCCATACCACCAACATCGCGCGCGATTACCCCGAGTTGCAGACCGACCTGGTGCCGTACGCGGGCCTGCTGGCCTGCAAGTTCGACCCCATGAACAACGGCTGGCTGATCTGGCTGCGCAAGGAACAGATCGAAACCCTGGTCTGGGGCGGCCGGCCCGAGAAGCAATACGCCGTGGGCAGCCTGGGCCCGCGCCTGACGCCGCGCGGCTCGTTCGAGGCGTGGCGCGAAGTCGTGCGCGGGGTCAGCACGTCCTGGCTGCCTTCCGAGCTGGAGGCCGTGGATGGCCTGCGCGACGAGCTTTCCCACATCTCGACCAGCCGCGCCGCCGACGTGGACCGGGCGCGCACCGCCCTCTTGGCCATGCTGGGCCATGACCTGCGGGACCCCCTGCAGTCCATTTCCATGGCCGCCACCCTGCTGTCCAGGACGGACACGGGAGCGCGCATGGGCGAGCGCATCCGCTATTCCAGCGGCCGCATGCAGCGCCTGATTTCGCAGGTGCTGGACCTGTCGCGCCTGCAAGGCGGGCTGGGCCTGGGAATCGAAAAGCGGCCGTGCGATCTGTCGGCCCTGGTGAACGGCCTGATCGAGGAAAAGCGCCAGGCCTACCCGGGACTGCGCATCGAGCCCGACCTGCCCGCCGGCCTCACCCTCATGGCCGACACCGACCGCATCGCGCAGGTCGTGACCAACCTCATGAGCAACGCGCGCCAGCATGGCGCGCCGCGCCAGCCCATCCTGGTCAAGGCCGAGGTCTCCGACGACCTCATCACGCTGAGCGTCACGAACTACGGCGAGCCGATCCCCGATGACGTGCTCGCACACCTGTTTTCGCCGTTCAAGCCGGAATCGGTGGGCCAGTCGCGCAACCGCTCCGGCCTGGGGCTTGGCCTGTACATCGCCGAGCAGGTCGTACGCGACCACGGGGGCGACATCGCGGTCGAATGCCGCGACGGGCTTATCATTTTCACGGTAACGCTGCCGCGCGGCATGCCCGACACCAAACACGCTTGA
- a CDS encoding ABC transporter permease, translating to MPKLIKSGSGSLRVWQLLLLVIILGVWHFASRDPKVAFFFGEPLKVWGRIWAWFVTNADIYGHLAVTLTETVLAFFIGTIAGLAFGLWLGLSPRASAILDPYIKAANSMPRVILAPIFGMWFGLGIWSKVALAVTLVFFIVFFNVYQGVREVSPTLLDNARMLGARKRQLLRHVYLPSATSWVFSSLHTSVGLAFVGAVVGEYLGSASGVGYLILQAEGTFDVNTVFAGIIVLTAFALILDTIVGVGEKRLMKWQPKSGETEKL from the coding sequence ATGCCCAAACTGATCAAATCCGGTTCCGGCAGCCTGCGCGTCTGGCAATTGCTGCTCCTCGTCATCATCCTGGGCGTCTGGCATTTCGCGTCGCGTGATCCCAAGGTTGCCTTCTTCTTCGGCGAACCGCTGAAGGTCTGGGGGCGCATCTGGGCCTGGTTCGTCACCAATGCCGATATCTACGGCCACCTGGCCGTGACGCTGACCGAGACCGTGCTGGCGTTTTTCATCGGCACCATCGCGGGACTTGCCTTCGGGCTGTGGCTGGGACTGTCGCCGCGCGCCAGCGCGATCCTCGATCCCTACATCAAGGCGGCCAATTCGATGCCGCGCGTCATTTTGGCGCCCATCTTCGGCATGTGGTTCGGCCTGGGCATCTGGTCCAAGGTGGCGCTGGCGGTCACGCTGGTGTTCTTCATCGTCTTCTTCAACGTCTACCAGGGCGTGCGGGAAGTCAGCCCCACCTTGCTGGACAACGCCCGCATGCTGGGCGCGCGCAAGCGCCAGTTGCTGCGCCACGTCTACCTGCCATCGGCCACGAGCTGGGTGTTTTCCAGCCTGCACACGTCCGTGGGCCTGGCTTTCGTGGGCGCGGTCGTGGGCGAATACCTGGGGTCGGCAAGCGGCGTGGGCTACCTGATCCTGCAGGCGGAAGGCACGTTCGACGTGAATACCGTGTTTGCCGGCATCATCGTGCTGACGGCCTTCGCGCTGATCCTGGACACCATCGTCGGGGTGGGCGAAAAGCGCCTGATGAAGTGGCAGCCCAAGTCGGGCGAAACCGAAAAGCTGTAG
- a CDS encoding ABC transporter ATP-binding protein, with the protein MAEAALSLENISCTFVSRDDRSQRYTAVSDTTLAIAPGEFVSVVGPTGCGKSTLLNVSAGLLAPSSGQVKVFGQPLAGINERAGYMFQGEALLPWRSALDNVIAGLEFANVPRAEALDRGREWMRRVGLGGFEGRYPHQMSGGMRKRAMLAQTLIRDPDIILMDEPFSALDIQTRQLMENEVLDLWMAKRKAVLFITHDLDEAIAMSDRVIVLSAGPGTHPIGEFAIDLPRPRDVAEVRIDPRFVELHAAIWGVLREEVLKGYAQQKRA; encoded by the coding sequence ATGGCTGAAGCTGCACTGTCGCTGGAAAACATAAGTTGCACCTTTGTCTCGCGTGATGACCGTTCGCAGCGCTACACCGCCGTCAGCGACACGACCCTGGCCATCGCGCCAGGGGAGTTCGTGTCGGTGGTGGGCCCGACCGGTTGCGGCAAGTCCACGTTGCTCAACGTCAGCGCCGGTCTCCTGGCGCCGTCCTCGGGGCAGGTGAAGGTTTTCGGCCAGCCCCTGGCCGGCATCAACGAACGCGCGGGCTACATGTTCCAGGGCGAGGCGCTGCTGCCCTGGCGCAGCGCGCTGGACAACGTCATCGCCGGCCTGGAGTTCGCCAACGTGCCGCGCGCCGAGGCGCTGGACCGCGGGCGCGAATGGATGCGCCGCGTCGGGCTGGGCGGCTTCGAGGGCCGCTATCCGCACCAGATGTCGGGCGGCATGCGCAAGCGCGCCATGCTGGCGCAGACGCTGATTCGCGATCCCGACATCATCCTGATGGACGAGCCGTTCTCCGCGCTGGACATCCAGACGCGCCAGCTCATGGAGAACGAGGTCCTGGACCTGTGGATGGCCAAGCGCAAGGCCGTGCTCTTCATCACCCACGACCTGGACGAAGCCATCGCGATGAGCGACCGCGTGATCGTGCTGTCGGCGGGTCCGGGCACCCATCCCATCGGAGAATTTGCAATCGATCTGCCGCGTCCGCGCGACGTGGCCGAAGTGCGCATCGACCCGCGTTTCGTCGAGCTGCACGCCGCCATCTGGGGCGTGCTGCGCGAGGAAGTGCTCAAGGGCTATGCCCAACAGAAGCGAGCCTGA